AACAATGGTGCCATTTGGTGGAAGGTGACGCTTTCGTCAGTACATTCCTGTAAATCGTTTTAAATACGGAGTGAAGTTATACCAAGTGAGTGCTGCAGGGGGATACAGGTGGAATGTTAAAGTTTATTGTGGAAAAGAAGTTAATGCTGTTTTAGACTAAATGGATTCACATTTGAATTGTGGAAGGATACTCTTTGTAGATAACTTTTACACTTCTGTGAACTTGACGCAAATTCCTCTAGAAAAACAAACTCATCAGGTGGGAACACTCGGCGCAAAAAGAAGGGAAATTTCGAGAACTATCatcacaaaaaagtagaagaagggggAAATGGTGGTTGCGGAAAGAAACACAAAGGTTGTTGTTGCAAAGTGGTGTGACAAGAGGGACATAATTTTTTTGACAAACAAAAACGAACCTGAGCTTGTGGCAATGAAAATAAGGAGAGGTGAAGTGAAAAAACGACACACAATGTGGATTGAAATGCAGCCAAACCCTTCACTAATCTCTCAGACTAAATAAAACCTGTGGCTCCCGTCTGAGGAAGTCAGTGAAGCTATACCACAAAGTGGCTTTTGAATTACTATTCAATACTACTCTTGTAAATGATCATGCTTTGAATgttcaaaatacaaaacaaaaaattaataccaCTGCTTTCAGTGTGGCTATACGAAATGCTTTACTCTGGATTGATGATGTCTGGGAGACATCAATGAATGGCAATCACACAGTGGTGAAACTTCAGTGAGAGGACGATGCAACAGCTATTACCATAAACAGTCCAAAGCATTTTCATAAGAGATCAGATACGCTATCTTCAATGTCTTACAATAATGTGCTGAAAAACAGTCGTGGCCGAAATGAAACATATACCAAAATTGTGGCCGGCAGTCAGAGTGCTAGATAGACAATAACTACCCACGCAGGAACTCATCAAATGGAACTGCAGAAGAAATGTGCAAGCCGCTAAAACGTTTATTAATATAGCCACTGTGCTAAAAAACCTAGCCAAAGGCTCCAGTGTAGCCTGGCAGTTAAATAAATAACGTATTGTTTGCCAAAAACAAGAGTAAACCTCAACGTACATCAAACTAAAAGGGCACAAATGAACCTCTACTGGTTGTATAATGAGTGCTGATAAGGCTGAATTACTCTCAATACGCGTAGGCACGGTTCACTGACATGGAGACACACAACTCGTAGAGGACTACTCTGTCTTACAACATGCTCACACAGGCCAACTCGCTGTCTCCAGGTTCTATTTGTGGACTAGATCAGCCAGCTGGCTCTGAAGCAAACTACGCCCAGGCTTTTCTATAGTAAGTATTCGGCCAGATTGCTCATCCTTGTTACAGCTGTCGCACCACAGCAGCCACATCGTGCCGTGAAATCCAACGGCCATTTCCTCTATACCTGTGTGCCCACTGCTTGTCATTTGTTTGCTCTCCAACAACAGACAGAATGTCCACTTTAACTTTTCTCCTCCCATATTCACATATCAAGGCGCCCATGCTGCAGCTCCACCAAGGAGTTGTTCATCCATCACTGCCATGCTCATGGAATGTGACATCTTACAATGACACACTTTTGAACACTGTAGCtatgatttaaatatttttatctatATGCTGTTCATGACTTTTGTAGACACGGATAGTTGTATCTCGAGAATTATACTCAATATCCTTCTGTAGGAACCATGATGTGGAATACAATATGATTTTGTGTTAAAACAGAAATTCAACTGTTATTGTTCAAGCAACATTTACATCTGAGTgggaatttttctttagatttctaaaTATGAACTGATTTGGTTAAACCGAATATGCTCTTTTTTCCTTTCAGTACCAATGCAGTCAGATGTTTTATGACTTCTTGTTAGTTGGACAGGTCCTGAAGTAGTTTCGTAATACACAACTAGTTGTTGCAGGTAAGCACCAGCTACTGAAATACAGAAGTGTGTTCCTTCATATTATTGTATTTATTGCTTTAAAAAAAGAAGTGTTTGATATTGTGAACAATCAGGAAATCTGTGTGTATCTATAGTTAACAGACTTAAAAGTGTAGTGGCATAATTTATTAAGTGATCAAAATATCCAAACGGAAGTCAGCAGTTATAAGAAACGTACCATACTATTTACAGGGTCTTAGTCAGTACTGGCAAGCTACAAATGGGCTTATCGCTTTTACGACTATTACAAGATAATCTGTTTGGCTGATATGAAAATGGAATAAATTTATTAACTGGACAAAGTTCATAAATACTGTCAATCTAGTATAGTTAACAGTCCAATATAGATAGCAAATCTTCATATGTAGTGCTCTAGACCATTCTGAGCTGCGAAGAAAGTCAGGTACACTATTATTACTCACTTGTTATCACGTTATTAGAAAAAATGGTGTCAATTCAGATAAATGTATCTCTCCTTCATGTGGAAATTAATACCCCAAAGGAATTTGAGGCACTTTTGTTGATTTAGGGTGACTTACACTGACTTATGTTTGGGTCTCTTGCGCCactgaataaattatgccactgACATTGAAGTCTCTTTACTATTGATAGGCACTGATTCTCAGTAGATTGCCTGATTGTTCACTACATGAGTGACTTTTTTTATGAAACaataaatgtaatattatgaaCGAAGGTAATTCTCAAATATTGCATGGATGTTTTCTATGAAACTGCATTAAAAACTATTATAACTGTTTCCCACAACAGCAGTTTTAGTTTTGAGTTATTTACACACAAattctttaaaatatatttttataatagtttgaataTAAAGGGTATCAGTCCTTCTCTCGTGTTTGATATGGGTTTAGCACATATATTTTCTCATTTAATCTACAGAAATAAAGGTAATAATTACAGTATGACAAATCGTAATAGTATAGAACTGATAGAAATGAGAAGCTGTTCCCATGTAACATTTTTTAAGTCCATTTATAATGTCATTACCTCTTAAACAATAGTTACAATAACAGCAGTACAACTAATTATGATAACAGTAATAGTGATAGTAAAAATAACAAAGGTGACTGTATAATATAGGAGATGCATTTTTGTATGTATGTAGTAAGACACTATGATGTAACAGGTTGCATGAGACAGACTTAAAATGATATAAGATCCTATAAATAAATAGCTAGAAAAAGTGTACATAGCTACAAAGTGGTAaggtcaacaaaaataatcaaaggCCTCCTTTGTAGTCATGACGTCTTGTTTGGTCCAGAATTTGAACAACAAATTGATACTGTCTTACATTCGAAACAGTAGATAGTCACAAACTGTCAATCTTGTTcggaaatacaaaaataataaatgtcttATACTATTTCTTAACATCAGTTTCGAATTTTCGAATATCCTAATTCATACACCCTTCTACTACCAAAAATAGTTAAGAACATTTCCCTATGTCTGAAAATCACGAGATTcaggttgcaaaaaaaaaaattaaaaaaaaaatggagtatCAACGCCAAGCTCACATTGCTGTGTAGCTGTCTCAAATTTCACGTGGCGCTTTATCTCAACACCACTGTAGCACAAAACGTCTGCATCAGTGTTACTGTGCCAACTAAAGATGGTTTGTCACATTGCCGCAACTCTAGGTGGAGGCTGTTTGGTTTCCACTTTCTGCaaaagaattttgtgtgacacTGAGCTGAACAATTACCACTAGATAGGAAACAACAGCAGCCAACATTGATGAAATATTACTGAGATCGATGACAAAAAGCCCACAGGCGGTGATACGTGGATGACGATGCAGCAGCTGCTGCGAGAACAGCTGCAGCTGGCGCCGCAGTTCAGAGTCCTTTGGAGTTTTACTTGATGGCGGCAGCAGAGCCTTGTGTACCAAGTCTGCAGAACGGCGAGATGCACTGGTGAGGGCGCTGCATGACCAAGTCACCGCAAGAATTGCTGCGAAATGTAGGACGGTGTAGAAAATAGCCATCGTCGCTAGTCCTTCCATATTCTTGAGGACAGATCCCTGCCGGAATAAGTCTCAAGTCAATTACTCGTCGTTATTAATTATTACTTGATATATAACATTAAGTGTCACATAACTTGGTTCTTAGCGAAAGCCTCCTCTCTCAGAAACGCAAATTTTACAGGAGGCGAAATAAACTGATTTTCAATTACGAGTGTTTCGTTCTATATAACCTAATCTGTATACTTGGTTTTCATGTCTAGTTGTAGCATTTTATGGGTAAAATTACTAGCGATATTGATTAACATCTTGAAGCTGAAGAGGAGAGTACGTACTTAGTCGTGATAAATGTATGCTTTGTGTGCTGAAAATTGCTGCAAATCGTTAGAACACACACAACCTACCTAGTTAAATATGGTTTTctcacttaaaaatggttcaaatggctctgagcactatgggacttaacatctgaggtcatcagtcccctacaacagaactacttaaacctaacgaacctaaggacatcacatacatccatgcccgaggcaggattgaaacctgcgaccttagcaggcgcgcggttccagactgaagcgcctagaaccgctcggccacacaggccggctttctCACTTAGCATGGCTGCCTTTGCGTGTATGTGATTTAACTTTTTCCTCACCAGAGCGCAGCACGTTGGCTCATTAACcattgggataagagtatctctaccaaataatggaaaaaataatatttttgataatttttatgATATGATATTTTAATTCTAGGATGACAACAAGTGGCTTACTCGCTTCAATTAGGTACCACTAATTAAACATAAGaatgaaacataaaataatgaatgtgaatattttgaaacatctacatctacactgattctctgcatatcacatttaagcgcctggcagagggtttatcgaaccaccttcacaattctctattattccaatctcgtatggcgcgcggaaGGAACAACCActtatatctctccgtacgagccctgattcaccttattttatcatggtgatcgtttctccctatttatgtcggtgtcaacaaaatattttcacattcggaggagaaagttggtggttggaatttcgtatGGAGATTCtcttgcaacgagaaacgccttccttttaatgacgTACAGCCCCAATCCTCTATCATTTCACTGACATTCCctcgcatatttcgcgataatacaaaacgttctgctcttctttgaactttttcgatgtactccgtcagtcctatctggtaaggatcccacaacgcgcagcagtatttaaaagaggacggacaagcgtagtctagacagtctccttagtagatctgttacattttctaagagttctgccaataaaaaccagtctttggttagccctccctacaacattttctgtgtgttacttacaatttaagttgtttgtaattgtaatttctaggcatatagttgaatttaaggcctttatatttaactgatttatcatgtaaccgaaggtccacggattccttttagcactccagTGAATGACCTGactttcgttgtttagggtcaactgctcactttcgcaccatacaaatatcttttctacatagttttgccatttgttttgatcttctgatgactttattattcgtcgataaacgacagcgtcatctgccaactacctaagacggctgctcaaattgtcacccATGGCTTATGCATATAagaaacaacaaagggcctataatattaccttgggaacgccagaaatcacttgttttactcgatgactttccgtcagttgctacaacctgtgacctctctcacaggaagttacaaatccagttacataactgagacgatattccataaccacgctatttcactataagccgcatatgtggtatagtgtcaaaagccttctggaaatccaggaagaaagactcgatctgaaatcctttgtcaatagcactcaacacttcatgg
This genomic stretch from Schistocerca cancellata isolate TAMUIC-IGC-003103 chromosome 5, iqSchCanc2.1, whole genome shotgun sequence harbors:
- the LOC126188857 gene encoding putative gustatory receptor 28b, translating into MALCDNEKAPGKTMPRLLKGSVLKNMEGLATMAIFYTVLHFAAILAVTWSCSALTSASRRSADLVHKALLPPSSKTPKDSELRRQLQLFSQQLLHRHPRITACGLFVIDLSNISSMLAAVVSYLVVIVQLSVTQNSFAESGNQTAST